A segment of the Pirellulales bacterium genome:
CCGCGGTTTCGGGTTCACCGGTGGTCACTTTCACATCAATTGGGGTGACGACTATTTCCGCAAGCTCATTCTCAACGCGCTCGTATGGGCGGCCCACGGCGACGTACCAGCCGACGGTGTCCCCTCGATGGTGGCGCGCGAGGATCTGAAGAAGAATCTCGATCCGAAGGGAAAGAAATAGCGGACGTAGGGTAAAGAACACCAGCAGTTCTAGCCATCTCACGCTAACCGCTCCTTGCGCATTGCAAAGGGCTACGCATGCAGCGCGTCAAGCCAGCGAGAAGACTTGCACTTTTTGCCGTAGTAGTCGTGCTGATGGCGGATGCGGTGGTGACCATCCTCCTGGATGGCCGTTTGCCGGAGGCCATTCAGTGGGCATTTCAGGCCGCTGTTCTATTGCTACTAACGGCCTATTTACTGCTGTACGTGCGCGAACGACGTTCGCCGCGACTGCAATTTGGTACGGCTTCGATCTTCGCATTCGTGACGCTTGCTGCGTTCGATGCTTGGGCTTGGCGCTTGGGTTTGGGGGCTCCTTTTACAACGATGCTTGTCGCCGGCCTTCTGCTGTACTGGCGGGTTTGGATTCGTCGCTACGAGCCCCTGGGCTGGCTCAGCGTGATCATCATGTGCGGACTGACGTTCCTGTTCCTGCTGTCTAGCATGTTTGTTACAGCGTACTTGCTTGACCTGCCTAAATCCGAAAAAGCTGCGGTCGATTCTCAACCGGCTGTTTCGTCCATCTTGATTGTCGGTGCTTTGCATCTCGCTCCGGCAACCGTTGGCACGCTGGGCACCCTGCCGTTATGCTAGGGAGGCCTGCCTGCTCCGCCCGTGTTCCCGCCTTTGCCTGGAGTTTTGACGCGTGCAGCGCCACCTACTTTTCCTGATGCTCTTGTTCATGCCTGCACCGTCTTGGGCGGGCGAATCGTGGCCGCAATTTCGTGGGCCGGACGGGCAAGGGCATGCGGATGCTGTCGGTTTGCCGGTGACCTGGAGCGACGACGAGAACGTCACCTGGAAGACGGCCATTGCCGGACGCGGATGGTCTTCTCCTGTAGTCGACGGGGATCGCATCTGGCTCACCACAGCACTCGACGACGGTCGTTCGCTGCACGCCCTTTGCATCGACCGCGCGTCGGGCCGCATCGTGCATGACGAGCATGTGTTCAACATCGACGAGCCGGCAAAGATTAACGCCAAGAACAGCTATGCCTCGCCCACGCCGGTCATCGAAGGCGACCGCGTGTGGGTTCACTTTGGGACATATGGAACCGCCTGCCTTGATAGCCGTAGCGGTAAGATCCTGTGGACCAATAACGAATTGAAGTTGGACCACAAGGAAGGTCCCGGCAGTTCCCCGATTCTGGTGGGCAATCTGCTTGTCGTAAATTGCGACGGCATGGATGTGCAATATGTTGTCGCTCTGGATAAACGCACAGGAAGCATCGTTTGGAAAGCCGAACGATCGGGGCGCAAGAATGCCGATCCCGACCTGCGAAAGGCCTATTCCACTCCGCTCGCGATCGATGTCGCCGGGCGCAAGCAAATCGTCAGCGTCGGTGCGGATCGGGCCAGTGCCTACGACGCCGCGACCGGTGCCGAGTTGTGGTACGTCGATTTCGAGGGCTTTTCCAACGTGCCGCGCCCACTGTTCGCAGGCGGCCTCGTGATTCTGGACACGGGTTATATGAAGCCGCAACTGTGGGCCATACGGCCGGACGGCGCGGGGGACGTCACCGAGTCGCACATCGTTTGGCGCGTGAAGAACCAGGTGCCAGCGAACCCTTCGCCTGTTGTCGTCGACCAGAATCTGTATATGGTAAGCGATCAAGGAGTGCTCACGTGTCTGGAAGTGCAGACGGGCAAGGAACGCTTCAAGTCGCGCTTGGGAGGCAACTTCTCGGCCAGCCCGATCTCGGCGGCTGGCAATGTCTATTTTTTTTCCGAGGAAGGCGAGACGACGGTCACCGAGGCCAGCGCCGAGCTGAAAGAAGTCGCCCGCAACCGGCTCCCGGGGCGAATCATGGCTTCGCCCGCCGTGGCGGGTCGCGCGATCTATCTACGGACCGACACGCACCTCTACCGTATCGAGCAGTCGGCAGCCGACGTGTCGGGGGCCGCTCCGTAGTAGCGTTCAACCGCTACGCAGCGCCTCCACGAAACGACGCCGCGATGGCAGGAAATTCTGCCGCGAGCGCGGCACGCCAATCAGGAAGCCTCAGGCCGAATTGCTCGAAGGCCCGGGTTCCGTCCAGTCGAGAATTATGGGGCCGCTGCGCGGGCGTGGGATAATCGGCGGTTGCGATCGGCAGCACACGCTCGATTTTGAGCGGCACGTTGTGAATTCGCGCCTGTCGAAAAATCTCTTCAGCAAATTCGTGCCAGTTGGTCTCGCCGGCGCAAGGAACGTGGTACGTTCCGCCTCGCTCGCGAAAGGCGTCCGCCGGTGAACCAGCACCGTGTTGGAGAGCGCTTTGCTTGAGGATGTGCGCTGTAGCCGAAGCGACAAGTGAGGCGGGCGTCGGTGCGCCGCACTGATCCGCGACCACTCGCAGTTCTGTCCTGTCGGCTGCCAGCTTTAGCATTGTTTTGACGAAGTTCTGGCCATGCGCGGCGTAGATCCAGGAAACGCGCAAGATTACGTGCGCAGCGCCCGCAGCCCGCACCGCGGCTTCGCCGGCGAGTTTTGTGCGTCCGTAAGCACCCAGAGGGTGCGGCGTGTCATTTTCTCGCCAGGGGCGCGTACCACTGCCGTCGAAGACATAGTCAGTCGAATAATGCACCAGCGCGCAACCCAGCTGCCGTGCCTCATCGGCCAATATTCCGGGCACAATCGCGTTGATTATCGTGGCCAGTTCGGTTTCGGTCTCGGCGCGGTCCACGGCGGTGTAAGCCGCCGCGTTGACGATCACCGTGGGACTGACCTCGCGCACCGTGGCGCGGACGGCCTCTAGATCGGTAACATCCAACGCTCGGCAAGGCGTGACGCCGCGCGTAAGCTCGGGCGCCCGAGCCGTGGCAATAACGCTGCCCAAAGGCGCGAGCGCGGCCAGCAACTCGCGGCCGACTTGGCCTGTCGACCCGATGATGAGGATTCGCTGCGACATTGGATTAGCGGACATGGCTACGATGCACTCTCGCCAGCGTTGCGTTCATGCCGATCGGAAAAGGGTATTTGTCGCAAACCGCGTTACGCGCCGTCCAGGCCAAATTGCGACGCATCGACGTGCCG
Coding sequences within it:
- the rfbD gene encoding dTDP-4-dehydrorhamnose reductase; protein product: MSANPMSQRILIIGSTGQVGRELLAALAPLGSVIATARAPELTRGVTPCRALDVTDLEAVRATVREVSPTVIVNAAAYTAVDRAETETELATIINAIVPGILADEARQLGCALVHYSTDYVFDGSGTRPWRENDTPHPLGAYGRTKLAGEAAVRAAGAAHVILRVSWIYAAHGQNFVKTMLKLAADRTELRVVADQCGAPTPASLVASATAHILKQSALQHGAGSPADAFRERGGTYHVPCAGETNWHEFAEEIFRQARIHNVPLKIERVLPIATADYPTPAQRPHNSRLDGTRAFEQFGLRLPDWRAALAAEFPAIAASFRGGAA
- a CDS encoding PQQ-binding-like beta-propeller repeat protein, with product MQRHLLFLMLLFMPAPSWAGESWPQFRGPDGQGHADAVGLPVTWSDDENVTWKTAIAGRGWSSPVVDGDRIWLTTALDDGRSLHALCIDRASGRIVHDEHVFNIDEPAKINAKNSYASPTPVIEGDRVWVHFGTYGTACLDSRSGKILWTNNELKLDHKEGPGSSPILVGNLLVVNCDGMDVQYVVALDKRTGSIVWKAERSGRKNADPDLRKAYSTPLAIDVAGRKQIVSVGADRASAYDAATGAELWYVDFEGFSNVPRPLFAGGLVILDTGYMKPQLWAIRPDGAGDVTESHIVWRVKNQVPANPSPVVVDQNLYMVSDQGVLTCLEVQTGKERFKSRLGGNFSASPISAAGNVYFFSEEGETTVTEASAELKEVARNRLPGRIMASPAVAGRAIYLRTDTHLYRIEQSAADVSGAAP